One Setaria italica strain Yugu1 chromosome I, Setaria_italica_v2.0, whole genome shotgun sequence DNA window includes the following coding sequences:
- the LOC101786219 gene encoding vacuolar protein sorting-associated protein 29: MVLVLALGDLHIPHRAPDLPAKFKSMLVPGKIQHIICTGNLCIKEVHDYLKSLCPDLHITRGEYDEDARYPETKTLTIGQFKLGLCHGHQVVPWGDLDSLAMLQRQLDVDILVTGHTHQFKAYKHEGGVVINPGSATGAYSSITYDVNPSFVLMDIDGLRVVVYVYELIDGEVKVDKIDFKKTATTMHA, encoded by the exons ATGGTGCTGGTGCTTGCGCTGGGGGATCTGCACATCCCGCACCGGGCGCCCGACCTGCCCGCCAAGTTCAAGTCCATGCTCGTGCCCGGCAAGATCCAGCACATCATCTGCACCGGAAACCTCTGCATCAAG GAAGTCCATGACTACCTGAAAAGCCTTTGTCCGGATCTCCACATTACCAGAGGAGAATATGATGAGGATGCTCGATACCCAGAGACTAAGACACTCACAATTGGTCAGTTTAAGCTTGGGCTGTGCCATGGTCATCAG GTCGTTCCATGGGGCGACCTGGACTCCCTGGCGATGCTGCAGCGGCAGCTGGACGTAGACATCCTGGTGACGGGGCACACCCACCAGTTCAAGGCGTACAAGCACGAGGGCGGCGTGGTGATCAACCCCGGGTCGGCCACGGGCGCCTACAGCAGCATCACCTACGACGTGAACCCGAGCTTCGTGCTGATGGACATCGACGGCCTGCGCGTGGTGGTGTACGTCTACGAGCTGATCGACGGCGAGGTGAAGGTGGACAAGATCGACTTCAAGaagacggcgacgacgatgcACGCGTAG